A part of Fusarium oxysporum Fo47 chromosome III, complete sequence genomic DNA contains:
- a CDS encoding glycoside hydrolase superfamily, with protein MKPFSYLSTALAFASPLWATQIHPRDASDWPDGPFSTDGRWVVDASGQQVHFAGVNWPGAAEVMIPEGLQYRSVEQIVSQIKSVGFNAVRLTYAIEMVDQIYDNDGKDISIETAFVNGLGSENGTLALAKVLENNPSFTNETTRLQVFDAIAEELATQNIHILLDNHISKAKWCCSGSDGNTWWGDSQFNIANWLRGLSYMATHTWYKYVQQGAKAINNANGDVLVYLSGLGYDTWITPVFTQTALTPGKEVFDKAAFAGFSDKLVLEIHNYEKTVGSCATLKSHLYTKGFQAHRVGPPDGCHDLAGGLLDLLEELCRLPQG; from the exons atgaagccTTTCAGTTATTTATCTACTGCTTTGGCCTTTGCCTCCCCTTTGTGGGCGACGCAGATACATCCTAGAGATGCATCGGATTGGCCCGACGGCCCCTTCAGCACCGATGGCCGCTGGGTCGTTGATGCCTCCGGACAACAAGTCCATTTTGCCGGCGTCAATTGGCCTGGAGCTGCCGAGGTCATGATTCCAGAAGGTTTGCAATACCGCTCAGTTGAGCAGATTGTATCCCAGATAAAGAGTGTCGGCTTCAACGCTGTGCGCCTCACGTATGCCATCGAAATGGTTGATCAGATATACGACAACGACGGTAAAGATATCAGCATCGAGACCGCCTTTGTTAACGGTCTAGGATCTGAAAATGGAACCTTGGCTCTCGCAAAAGTGCTCGAGAATAATCCATCTTTCACCAATGAGACAACCCGACTTCAG GTATTTGACGCAATTGCTGAAGAACTGGCCACACAAAACATCCATATTCTCCTAGATAACCACATTTCTAAAGCAAAGTGGTGTTGTTCCGGCTCAGACGGCAATACCTGGTGGGGTGATAGCCAattcaacatcgccaactGGCTGCGCGGGTTAAGCTACATGGCAACTCAT ACATGGTATAAATACGTGCAGCAGGGAGCCAAGGCCATCAACAATGCCAATGGCGACGTCCTGGTCTACCTTTCCGGCCTCGGCTACGACACGTGGATCACTCCAGTCTTCACACAAACAGCACTGACACCTGGCAAGGAGGTCTTTGACAAAGCTGCCTTTGCAGGATTCTCTGACAAGCTTGTCCTCGAGATTCACAACTATGAAAAGACGGTTGGCAGCTGTGCAACTCTCAAGAGTCATCTCTACACCAAGGGCTTCCAAG CTCACCGAGTGGGGCCACCTGATGGATGCCACGACCTGGCAGGGGGTCTACTCGACTTGCTTGAGGAGCTATGTCGGCTCCCTCAAGGCTAG